The following coding sequences are from one Streptomyces sp. NBC_01232 window:
- the rplU gene encoding 50S ribosomal protein L21: MYAIVRSGGRQHKVAVGDIVEVDKISTAKVGDTVELSTLLVVDGDAVTSDPWVLAGIKVTAEIVDHHKGAKIDILRYKNKTGYRRRQGHRQQYTAIKVTGIPAAAK, from the coding sequence GTGTACGCCATCGTGCGCAGCGGTGGTCGCCAGCACAAGGTTGCTGTTGGTGACATCGTTGAGGTTGACAAGATTTCCACTGCCAAGGTTGGCGACACGGTCGAGCTCTCGACCCTGCTCGTTGTCGATGGCGACGCCGTGACCAGCGACCCGTGGGTCCTGGCCGGTATCAAGGTCACGGCCGAGATTGTGGACCACCACAAGGGCGCCAAGATCGACATCCTGCGCTACAAGAACAAGACCGGCTACCGCCGTCGCCAGGGTCACCGCCAGCAGTACACGGCGATCAAGGTCACCGGTATCCCCGCGGCTGCGAAGTAA
- the obgE gene encoding GTPase ObgE: MTTFVDRVELHVAAGNGGHGCASVHREKFKPLGGPDGGNGGRGGDVILVVEQSITTLLDYHHSPHRKATNGQPGAGDNRSGKDGQDLILPVPDGTVVLDKEGNVLADLVGQGTTYVAGEGGRGGLGNAALSSARRKAPGFALLGVPGTTGDIVLELKTVADVALVGFPSAGKSSLISVLSSAKPKIADYPFTTLVPNLGVVTAGSTVYTIADVPGLIPGASQGRGLGLEFLRHVERCSVLVHVLDTATLESDRDPIADLDVIEEELRLYGGGLEKRPRLVVLNKVDIPDGQELADMVRPDLEARGYKVFEVSAVARTGLKELSYFLAEGIAKARARKPKEEATRIVIRPKAVDDSGFTVTYDEAEDVYKVRGEKPERWVRQTDFNNDEAVGYLADRLNRLGVEDALKKAGARAGDGVAIGSDENSVVFDWEPTMMAGAEMLGRRGEDHRLDAPRPATTRRKEKDAKRGDSAQQEYDEFRPF; this comes from the coding sequence ATGACCACCTTCGTGGACCGCGTCGAGCTGCACGTCGCCGCGGGTAACGGGGGCCACGGCTGCGCCTCCGTTCACCGGGAGAAGTTCAAGCCGCTCGGCGGCCCCGACGGTGGCAACGGCGGCCGCGGCGGCGACGTCATTCTGGTGGTGGAGCAGTCGATCACCACCCTGCTCGACTACCACCACAGCCCGCACCGCAAGGCCACCAACGGCCAGCCCGGCGCCGGCGACAACCGCTCCGGCAAGGACGGACAGGACTTGATCCTGCCCGTGCCGGACGGCACCGTCGTCCTCGACAAGGAGGGCAACGTCCTCGCCGACCTCGTCGGCCAGGGCACCACCTACGTCGCGGGCGAGGGAGGCCGCGGAGGCCTCGGCAACGCCGCGCTCTCCTCCGCCCGCCGCAAGGCCCCCGGCTTCGCGCTCCTCGGCGTCCCCGGCACCACCGGCGACATCGTCCTGGAGCTCAAGACCGTCGCCGACGTGGCGCTGGTCGGCTTCCCGAGCGCCGGCAAGTCCTCGCTGATCTCGGTGCTCTCCTCGGCCAAGCCGAAGATCGCGGACTACCCCTTCACCACCCTCGTCCCGAACCTGGGCGTCGTGACGGCCGGCTCGACCGTCTACACGATCGCCGACGTCCCGGGCCTGATCCCCGGCGCCAGCCAGGGCCGTGGCCTGGGCCTGGAGTTCCTGCGCCACGTCGAGCGCTGCTCGGTGCTGGTGCACGTCCTGGACACCGCCACGCTGGAGTCCGACCGCGACCCGATCGCCGACCTCGACGTCATCGAGGAGGAGCTCAGGCTCTACGGCGGCGGCCTGGAGAAGCGTCCGCGTCTCGTCGTCCTCAACAAGGTCGACATCCCGGACGGCCAGGAGCTCGCCGACATGGTCCGCCCGGACCTGGAGGCCCGCGGCTACAAGGTCTTCGAGGTCTCCGCGGTCGCCCGTACCGGCCTGAAGGAGCTCTCCTACTTCCTCGCCGAGGGCATCGCCAAGGCCCGTGCCCGCAAGCCGAAGGAGGAGGCGACCCGTATCGTCATCCGCCCGAAGGCTGTCGACGACTCCGGCTTCACCGTCACCTACGACGAGGCCGAGGACGTCTACAAGGTGCGTGGCGAGAAGCCCGAGCGCTGGGTCCGCCAGACCGACTTCAACAACGACGAGGCCGTCGGCTACCTCGCGGACCGCCTCAACCGCCTCGGCGTCGAGGACGCGCTCAAGAAGGCCGGCGCCCGCGCCGGTGACGGCGTGGCCATCGGCTCCGACGAGAACTCCGTCGTCTTCGACTGGGAGCCGACCATGATGGCCGGTGCCGAGATGCTGGGCCGCCGCGGTGAGGACCACCGCCTGGATGCTCCGCGCCCGGCCACGACTCGCCGCAAGGAGAAGGACGCCAAGCGCGGCGACTCGGCGCAGCAGGAGTACGACGAGTTCCGGCCGTTCTGA
- a CDS encoding SUKH-3 domain-containing protein, producing MNPTTVSALRQAGWYPERRIEVSADIRTLEMQGYIPSPAATAFLESFRGLRIGPAREEGPNFVNGEPFFVDALGAGGRHLDESLAIGSAIGGSWFPVGWWLSYSHVFMRGDGVLAAYANGLIWSIGRTPSEGLDLMVSADRPLVCVHAPAGQKRWPKQQV from the coding sequence TTGAATCCGACAACGGTTTCCGCTCTGCGGCAGGCCGGCTGGTACCCGGAGCGTCGAATCGAGGTGTCCGCCGATATTCGGACCCTGGAGATGCAGGGTTACATCCCGAGTCCTGCGGCAACCGCGTTCCTGGAATCGTTTCGGGGATTGCGGATCGGGCCGGCTCGCGAGGAGGGTCCCAATTTCGTCAACGGCGAACCGTTCTTCGTCGACGCCTTGGGGGCCGGTGGCAGGCACCTGGACGAATCCTTGGCGATCGGGTCGGCCATCGGAGGCTCGTGGTTTCCCGTTGGATGGTGGCTCAGCTACTCGCACGTCTTCATGAGGGGGGACGGCGTACTGGCCGCCTACGCGAACGGCCTGATCTGGAGCATTGGGCGTACGCCTTCCGAGGGCTTGGACCTCATGGTGAGTGCGGATCGGCCGCTGGTCTGCGTTCATGCGCCCGCGGGGCAGAAGCGGTGGCCCAAGCAGCAGGTCTGA
- a CDS encoding glycosyltransferase family 2 protein, translating to MNSSNLPTVSVVVIAYNDAGLVGEAVSSALAQGPVVTEVIAVNDASSDGTAQVLDQLAAVHPRLKVVHRTENSGGCGTPRNDGIAAASGRYVLFLDSDDILPAGAADALVRTAGEHGAPVTVGAAVRRELPQGHDVPWMRGLHTPGDVIERPADRPDLVRDTLCVNKLYERAFLEEHGLRFPDGRFVYEDFVFTARVLAAAPRIAVTGDLVYVWHVRRSAAQKSISLDRKDVGNWRSRVEAHRTAARILSEASPLLGSACRVKFLEYDLRMYLRELGRDPEYQAAWWTLTREYVDTFPEADIESAAAHARWIVSVLRATPTPPADVERLTRLAAEPPRLLPPYANGPSGEPVWSDELPVELAGLRTLPVAGLPVTVDAEPAGRGAVRIRVHDLYGRLAEAGPVTAQLSFMARAGGEAVLAQPVELKPDPDPGHGGGWIAVLPFRLADLAVTGRRRGLRRMQAWNVGVGVRCADGSSVFTSLRPRGRLLRRQALPSSRYGVLLAQPYRTGAGALALRLAPGAEGALDLVRNRLHRARSGRGAG from the coding sequence GTGAACAGCAGCAACCTCCCCACGGTTTCCGTCGTGGTCATCGCGTACAACGACGCCGGGCTCGTGGGCGAGGCCGTTTCCTCGGCCCTCGCCCAGGGCCCGGTGGTCACCGAGGTCATCGCGGTGAACGACGCCTCGTCCGACGGCACCGCTCAGGTGCTGGACCAGCTGGCCGCCGTCCACCCCCGCCTCAAGGTGGTGCACCGGACGGAGAACAGCGGAGGGTGCGGCACCCCGCGCAACGACGGGATCGCGGCCGCGTCCGGCCGGTACGTCCTCTTCCTCGACAGCGACGACATCCTGCCGGCGGGGGCGGCCGACGCCCTGGTCCGCACGGCAGGGGAACACGGCGCCCCGGTCACCGTGGGCGCCGCGGTACGGCGGGAGCTGCCCCAGGGCCACGACGTGCCGTGGATGCGCGGACTCCACACCCCGGGCGATGTGATCGAACGCCCGGCGGACCGGCCCGATCTCGTCCGCGACACCCTCTGCGTCAACAAGCTGTACGAGCGCGCCTTCCTCGAGGAGCACGGCCTGCGCTTCCCCGACGGCCGGTTCGTCTACGAGGACTTCGTCTTCACCGCCCGGGTGCTCGCCGCGGCCCCCCGCATCGCCGTCACCGGCGACCTCGTCTACGTCTGGCACGTGCGCCGCAGCGCCGCCCAGAAGTCGATCTCCCTGGACCGCAAGGACGTCGGGAACTGGCGCTCGCGCGTCGAGGCGCACCGCACGGCCGCCCGGATCCTCTCCGAGGCCTCCCCGCTGCTGGGCAGTGCCTGCCGGGTGAAGTTCCTGGAGTACGACCTGCGCATGTACCTGCGCGAGCTCGGCCGCGACCCCGAGTACCAGGCCGCCTGGTGGACCCTGACCCGGGAGTACGTCGACACCTTCCCCGAGGCCGACATCGAGTCCGCCGCGGCCCATGCCCGCTGGATCGTCTCCGTGCTGCGCGCCACCCCCACCCCGCCCGCCGACGTCGAGCGGCTCACCCGGCTCGCCGCCGAACCGCCGCGGCTGCTGCCCCCGTACGCGAACGGCCCCTCCGGCGAGCCCGTGTGGAGCGACGAGCTCCCGGTGGAGCTGGCCGGCCTGCGCACGCTGCCGGTCGCCGGGCTGCCCGTCACCGTCGACGCCGAACCGGCCGGCCGCGGCGCCGTCCGGATCCGCGTGCACGACCTGTACGGGCGCCTCGCCGAGGCGGGGCCCGTCACCGCGCAGCTGAGCTTCATGGCCCGTGCGGGAGGCGAGGCGGTCCTGGCGCAGCCGGTCGAACTGAAGCCCGATCCCGACCCCGGCCACGGCGGCGGCTGGATCGCCGTTCTGCCCTTCCGCCTCGCCGATCTGGCCGTCACCGGCCGCCGCCGGGGGCTGCGCAGGATGCAGGCGTGGAACGTCGGGGTGGGCGTGCGGTGCGCCGACGGGAGCTCGGTGTTCACCTCCTTGCGCCCCCGGGGCCGGCTGCTCCGCCGCCAGGCGCTGCCCAGCAGCCGGTACGGTGTTCTGCTGGCGCAGCCCTACCGGACGGGGGCCGGTGCCCTCGCACTGCGCCTCGCGCCGGGTGCCGAGGGAGCACTGGACCTCGTACGCAACCGCCTCCACCGGGCCCGGTCGGGCCGGGGGGCGGGCTGA
- the rpmA gene encoding 50S ribosomal protein L27, which produces MAHKKGASSTRNGRDSNAQRLGVKRFGGQVVSAGEILVRQRGTHFHPGSGVGRGGDDTLFALQAGAVQFGTHRGRKVVNIVPAA; this is translated from the coding sequence ATGGCACACAAGAAGGGCGCATCGTCCACCCGGAACGGGCGCGATTCCAATGCTCAGCGGCTCGGCGTGAAGCGCTTCGGCGGTCAGGTCGTTTCCGCTGGTGAGATCCTCGTCCGCCAGCGCGGCACCCACTTCCACCCCGGTTCGGGTGTGGGCCGTGGCGGCGACGACACGCTGTTCGCGCTGCAGGCGGGTGCCGTTCAGTTCGGCACGCACCGTGGCCGCAAGGTCGTCAACATCGTTCCGGCCGCCTGA